The stretch of DNA CCAGACCGCCGAGAGCCTGCTGGTCGCCCGGGCGCTGATGAACCCGACCGTCTACAGCCACAGCGTCGCCCGGATCAGCAAGGCGATGCTCCGCCGGGCGGCCGAACGGCTGCTCGAGTCCCCCGACGCCGACGTCGACGCGGAGACCCTCCAGTGGATGGACGACCACGACCTGATCGCGGCGCTGCGGTCGTGTGACGCGACGAGCGACTTCTCCCGTCGACTGGATCACCGGGACCTGTTCAAGCGGGCGGTGTGGGCCGAACTGGACGACGTACCGGGCGGGATCATCGAGGCCGACCACGGGGCGATTCGCGAGTTCGAGCGCGAAATCAGCGCTCGAGCGGATGTCGATCGATCCCGCGTCATTCTCGACGTGCCGAGTCGGCCGTCGATGACGGAGTCGACGACGCGCGTGATGGTCAACGGGGAGATCCGCCCGCTGGGCCAGCAGTCGCCGCTCGTCGAGGCGCTGCGTGCGGCCCAGTACTCGCAGTGGCGACTCGGCGTCTACTCGCCGCCCGACCTGCGCGACCGGGTGGGCAGGGCCGCCGTCGAGGTGCTCGGGCTGGATATCGACGGGGCGCTGGTTAGCGAGGTCCGGGACGGGCTGGACGCGACGCTGGATCAGTTCGTCGAATAGCGCCATCAGGAGTGCTCGCGGCCGATTTAGCCGGAGAGGGTCGCACGAGGTAGCCACTTCAGGCTCGCGCCTTATTCCTGCTGGGTGGGGAGAACTATGCGATGAGTGCATTTGTGAGTCGACTCTCGGTTCTGCTCGTCGCAGCGACTGCAGTCGCCGTGGCGCTGGTCGGCTGGGCGGGCGGATTCCTCACGGTCGAACCGCTCAGCTGGACCAATTCGGCCGTCGTCGCCGGCCTCTCGGTCCTCGTCCTCTCCAGTTTGATCGTCCTCCTGTACGAACCGCTCGAGATCGACGACGATTCGAATTGAACCCACGCCGGCGTCGATCCGGCCCCGAACCGTTGAAGGCACTGACCGCGAACTGCCCCGTATGGAACGAACGGGAACGATCCTCCGCGGCCGCGAGTTCGAACCCGTCGAGGGACGGGTCGTGATCGACGACGACGGTCGCATCGAGGCCATCGAAGAAACGGCGGTCGACGGCGACGACGTCATCCTGCCGGCGTTCGTCAACGCCCACACCCACATCGGCGATTCGATCGCCAAGGAGGCCGGCGGCGGCCTCTCGCTCGAGGAACTGGTCGCGCCGCCGGACGGCCTGAAACACCGACTGCTCCGGGCGGCCTCTCGCGACGAGCTGGTGAGCGGGATGAAACGATCGCTGCAGTACATGCGGGAAGCGGGGACGGCCGCCTGTCTCGACTTCCGCGAGGGCGGCGTCGAGGGCGTTCGGATGCTCGAGGACGCGGCGGACGGGCTCCCGATCGACGCGCTCTCGTTCGCTCGCGGCTCCGTCGACGCGATGCACGCGGGCGACGGGTTCGGCGCGAGCGGGGCGAACGACGCGTCCTTCGACCGGGAACGGCGGGCGACCAGCGAGGCGGACAAACCGTTCGGGATCCACGCGGGTGAGGTCGACGATAGCGACATCAACCCGGCGCTGGACCTCGACCCCGATTTCCTCGTGCACATGGTTCATCCCGAACGGGTTCACCTGGAGCGGATCGCGGACAGCGAGATCCCGATCGTCGTCTGCCCGCGCTCGAACCTCGTCACGGACGTGGGACTGTCGCCGTACGATGAACTCAGCGAACGGACGACGCTCGCGCTCGGGACGGACAACGTGATGCTCAACTCGCCGTCGATGTTCCGCGAGATGGAGTTCCTCGCGAAACTCTCCGACCTGCCGGCCGCCGAGATCCTCCGGATGGCGACGATCAACGGGGCCGAGATCGCCGACCTCGAGTACGGGCTGGTCGAACCCGGACGCGAGGCCCGCCTGCTGGTGCTCGACGGCGACTCGAACAACCTCGTCGGCGCGCGCGACCCGGTTCGGGCCGTGGTTCGACGCGCCGGCGTCGACGATATTCGCGAGGTCGTCACCGGGGCAGACGCCGAGGGCGAGCGAACGGAATAGGCCGGTCAGTCGAGCCGTTCGGACGTTTCCGCGTGCTCTTTGGCGAGTTCGACGTACCGATCGGCCGTCGCCTCGAGCGCCGGATCGTCGATCTCCGTTTTCGGTTCGGCCGGCGTGCCGGCGACGAGCGTCGACGCGGGAATCTCGGTGCCTTCGGTGACGACGCTGCCGGCGGCGACGACCGCACCCTCACCGACGTGTGCCCCGTCGAGGACGACCGCGTTCATCCCGACCAGCGCGCGCTCGGCGACGGTGGCGTTGTGGACGATAGCACTGTGGCCCACGGTCGAGTAGGGCTCGAGTTCCGCGTCCTCGTGGAGGACGGCGTTGTCCTGGACGTTCGCCCCTTCGCCGACGACGATGCGACCGTGATCGCCGCGGAGCGTGGTGTTCGGCCAGACGCTCGCCTCGGCTTCGATGACGACGTCGCCGATGACGACGGCGGCGTCGTCGACGTACGCGGAGTCGGCGACCTGCGGTTCCGTCCCGTCGAACGATCGTAACATGGCCGTTCCTGTCTCGAGAATCGTCTTGAAGCTGACTATCGGCATCGCGGTGATTGGGTCGGGACCGCTCACTCGCTCCCCGATACGTCTATCGACGCGAACGAGATACTGGCGTCCATCTATTTCCAAAACCAATACACTTTGGCACCACGGCTAATGCGCGCTCCGTAAAACACGGTATCGGCGGCACGCTGCAGTCCAGACGGACGGCACCCTGCCGCCGTGTCATCCCCCCCCGACCGAGCCTTCAGCGGTTCGGTCTCCCCCCCCACCCCTTTCGTTCCCACCTTTCGCGTCGTCCCGTTAGTCCTCGTCTCGCTCCTCGCTGGACAGGCGCTCGGAGAGTCGGTCGAACCGTTCCCGCGTCGATTCCCGCCGCTCCTGTTCGGCCGCCTCGCGATAGGTCGCCTCGAGCACCGCCTCCTCGTCGACGGTCAGCTCGAAGACGGCACCCTCGTGGCGGCCGTCCTCGGGCAGCGTCTCGACGTCGACGATCCGTTCGTCGATCACGTCGCCGTCGGCCTCGAGCAGGAGGACCGCCGTCCCGCCGTCGACGATGCGGTCGAGGACCGCAGTATAGGGCTCACTCATCGGTCATCGACTCGAGGTACGGGCGGGAGGGCCATCAATCGGTTGTCGATCGGCGACGGCCGATCGGGCCGGTCCGTCTATCGGGCGTCCCGCGAGCGACGACTGGGCCTCCCCTTTCAGTTCGAGCAGTTCCGTCGGGTCGGTCGTCGCGTCGCGCTCCGTCGTCACCGAGACGTCGGTTCCGTCGGTCTCGAGGACGACGTCGCCGTGGACGCCAGTCCAGTAGGTCTCGATTCCGCGGTCGTCCAGCGCCCGAAGAACCTCGTCGTGCGGGTGGCCGTACTGGGAGTCGCGAGCGCTCGAGACGATTGCAACGTCGGGATCGACCGCGTCGAGGAACGGGTCGCTCGAGGAGGTCGAGGAGCCGTGGTGGCCCGCCTGATAGGCGTCGGCGGTGAGGGAATTGCCGTCCCCGTCGACCAGTCGTCGCTCCGTCTCCGCGTCGATATCGCCGGTCGTCAGGTACGAGAACTCGCCGAACGAGAGCGCGAGCACGACGCCGTTGGCGTCGATATCGTCGCCTCGCTCGCCCTCGGGCGGATTCAGGACGGCGGCCTCCAGATCGTCGTCCTCGAGCGGCAGCCTATCGCCCGCGGCGACTTCGTAGAGCTGGACGTCGTACGCCTCGACCGCGTCGAGATAGTTCTCGTAGGTCGCCGTCGTGTGGGGCACGCCGGGGTCGTAGGCCGCGCCGACGCCGTTGCCCTCCTCCTCGAGGTACTCGATGACGGCGGGGTGACCGCCGATGTGGTCGGCGTGGCCGTGGGTCGTGACGAGGTGGTCGATGCGGTCGATATCGCGGGCCTCGAGGTAGTCGATGACCGCCTGCCCGTCGTCCCGGTAGTCGCCCGTATCGATCAGTATCGTCTCGTCGCTCGGGGTGACGACGAGCGTCGAATCGGCTTGCCCGACGTCGATGTGGTGGACCTCGAGTTCGCCGTCGGTGTCGGGAGTCGCAGCGCCGCCGTCGCCGTAGATATCGCTGAAGCCCCCGCTACAGCCGGCGAGGACGAGCAGCCCTGCAATCGCGACGACGAGAACGCCGCGTCGCATCGTATCCGTTCGACGTGCTCGCCGAATATGGACGTTCGGGTCGGTACGACCACCTGAACGCCTTCACGTATGACGTGTCGGTACTGTGGTCTCTCGGTCGCCGGTGACGAGAATCCGCTGTCCGACTCCGCGACGGAGCGACCCCGTGAAACCGAAGAGAGACGCGGTCGGTCGCCGTCGATCGTCCGGCGCAGCGGTCGCCCTCAGAACGCGCCGCCCTCGAAACTCGCGTCCGCGTGCAGGCTGTCCTTCAGCGCGTCGTGGACCTTGCAGAGTTCGAAGGCACGCTCGAGGATCTCGTCGCCGGTGTCGTCGTCCACGTCGGCCTCGACGCGGATGTCGAACCCGACCGACTCGAGTTTGTCGTCGTCGTTGAGTTCGCCCTCGATGTCGATCTCGATCCGCCCGAGGTCGTCGGCCCCGCGCTGCTGGCCGCCGACGCGCAGCGCCGGGACGTAACAGGAGCCGTAGGCCGCGAGCAGGGCCTCGAGCGTGTCGGGGGCCGCCTCGCCGTTGGCGTCGATCGTCGTCTCGAAGTCGCGAATCTCGTTCGTCGCGCTATACCCCTCGTCGGAGACGGTGGTGA from Natrinema salaciae encodes:
- a CDS encoding HD domain-containing protein gives rise to the protein MKVIKDSVHDHIQVDGVARDLLDTPALQRLRNIRQLGTVSLVYPSANHTRFEHSLGVYHLACEGLEHLNVEGRQAERVHAAALLHDVGHGPFSHNIESLTHRRTGRYHDEVHGLLAEGSVGDVLRDHDLEPAAVADLVAGEGRFGQLVSGELDVDRMDYLVRDAHHTGVPYGTIDHGRLVRELTFADGELVLDEGNVQTAESLLVARALMNPTVYSHSVARISKAMLRRAAERLLESPDADVDAETLQWMDDHDLIAALRSCDATSDFSRRLDHRDLFKRAVWAELDDVPGGIIEADHGAIREFEREISARADVDRSRVILDVPSRPSMTESTTRVMVNGEIRPLGQQSPLVEALRAAQYSQWRLGVYSPPDLRDRVGRAAVEVLGLDIDGALVSEVRDGLDATLDQFVE
- a CDS encoding amidohydrolase family protein, producing MERTGTILRGREFEPVEGRVVIDDDGRIEAIEETAVDGDDVILPAFVNAHTHIGDSIAKEAGGGLSLEELVAPPDGLKHRLLRAASRDELVSGMKRSLQYMREAGTAACLDFREGGVEGVRMLEDAADGLPIDALSFARGSVDAMHAGDGFGASGANDASFDRERRATSEADKPFGIHAGEVDDSDINPALDLDPDFLVHMVHPERVHLERIADSEIPIVVCPRSNLVTDVGLSPYDELSERTTLALGTDNVMLNSPSMFREMEFLAKLSDLPAAEILRMATINGAEIADLEYGLVEPGREARLLVLDGDSNNLVGARDPVRAVVRRAGVDDIREVVTGADAEGERTE
- a CDS encoding gamma carbonic anhydrase family protein gives rise to the protein MLRSFDGTEPQVADSAYVDDAAVVIGDVVIEAEASVWPNTTLRGDHGRIVVGEGANVQDNAVLHEDAELEPYSTVGHSAIVHNATVAERALVGMNAVVLDGAHVGEGAVVAAGSVVTEGTEIPASTLVAGTPAEPKTEIDDPALEATADRYVELAKEHAETSERLD
- a CDS encoding DUF3006 domain-containing protein, which translates into the protein MSEPYTAVLDRIVDGGTAVLLLEADGDVIDERIVDVETLPEDGRHEGAVFELTVDEEAVLEATYREAAEQERRESTRERFDRLSERLSSEERDED
- a CDS encoding ComEC/Rec2 family competence protein encodes the protein MRRGVLVVAIAGLLVLAGCSGGFSDIYGDGGAATPDTDGELEVHHIDVGQADSTLVVTPSDETILIDTGDYRDDGQAVIDYLEARDIDRIDHLVTTHGHADHIGGHPAVIEYLEEEGNGVGAAYDPGVPHTTATYENYLDAVEAYDVQLYEVAAGDRLPLEDDDLEAAVLNPPEGERGDDIDANGVVLALSFGEFSYLTTGDIDAETERRLVDGDGNSLTADAYQAGHHGSSTSSSDPFLDAVDPDVAIVSSARDSQYGHPHDEVLRALDDRGIETYWTGVHGDVVLETDGTDVSVTTERDATTDPTELLELKGEAQSSLAGRPIDGPARSAVADRQPIDGPPARTSSR
- a CDS encoding OsmC family protein, whose translation is MAKQVTTVSDEGYSATNEIRDFETTIDANGEAAPDTLEALLAAYGSCYVPALRVGGQQRGADDLGRIEIDIEGELNDDDKLESVGFDIRVEADVDDDTGDEILERAFELCKVHDALKDSLHADASFEGGAF